A genomic region of Streptosporangium lutulentum contains the following coding sequences:
- a CDS encoding glycosyltransferase family 2 protein, translated as MKAPLLSVVVPFYNVVGYIEECLTSLAAQTLTDVEFILVDDGSMDGGDVTAKEFAARDSRFRVLRQDNQGPGPARNLGIRHASGTYLAFADGDDVVPEKAYELLVGSLEESGSDIACGGVRRITSDGLVPSAMYAKLFRKPARRTHIETFPDLIRDRTVWNKVYRHSFWEEHRLEFPRGLYEDVPVAIAAHVLAGSVDILNEVVYHWRLRDTGAASTTQRRTEVANVEERVASLRGVQAFLAERSPHLKRDFDDMVVSWDLKFVKDAVVEALEEEAGEDLERLFDVVAPCVEALDPMMVAGLPASRRLELYLLHHRMASELGEVRRFRRDEEVKVVRRGSKPPRWYAAYPFFRDRSRGIPDHLYDVTQELILRVHTDRVRWSGGRLLVEGQASIKRLDERQSRIKVWIEGKGKAKKGTSRIVLPARQDGARFVAEIEGVAPGRWSVHAEVAANGMRLSSLLGASPRQLPKGGRAGVRAALGKDGRLVVVVQSD; from the coding sequence TTGAAAGCGCCACTGCTCAGTGTCGTCGTGCCGTTCTACAACGTGGTGGGTTACATCGAGGAGTGTCTGACCTCTCTCGCCGCGCAGACCCTCACGGACGTCGAATTCATCCTGGTCGACGACGGCTCCATGGACGGCGGCGACGTGACGGCCAAGGAGTTCGCGGCCCGTGACTCCCGATTCCGGGTTCTGCGACAGGACAACCAGGGGCCGGGGCCGGCCAGGAACCTGGGGATCCGGCACGCGAGCGGCACCTATCTCGCCTTCGCCGACGGCGACGACGTCGTGCCGGAGAAGGCCTACGAGCTGCTCGTCGGCTCGCTGGAGGAGAGCGGGTCCGACATCGCCTGCGGAGGTGTCCGCAGGATCACCTCCGACGGGCTCGTCCCGTCGGCGATGTACGCCAAGTTGTTCCGGAAGCCGGCACGGCGGACCCACATAGAGACCTTTCCCGACCTGATCCGCGATCGGACGGTGTGGAACAAGGTCTACCGCCACTCCTTCTGGGAGGAGCACCGCCTGGAGTTCCCTCGCGGGCTCTACGAGGACGTGCCGGTCGCGATCGCCGCGCACGTCCTGGCGGGGAGCGTGGACATCCTGAACGAGGTGGTCTACCACTGGCGGCTGCGGGACACCGGTGCCGCGTCGACCACCCAGCGCCGCACGGAGGTGGCCAACGTCGAGGAGCGGGTCGCGTCCCTGCGCGGGGTGCAGGCGTTCCTCGCCGAACGGTCGCCCCACCTGAAGCGGGACTTCGACGACATGGTCGTCTCCTGGGATCTGAAGTTCGTGAAGGACGCGGTGGTGGAGGCGCTGGAGGAGGAGGCGGGGGAGGACCTGGAGCGGCTCTTCGACGTCGTGGCCCCCTGCGTCGAAGCCCTGGACCCGATGATGGTGGCCGGACTGCCCGCCTCGCGACGGCTGGAGCTGTATCTGCTGCACCACCGGATGGCGTCCGAGCTGGGCGAGGTCCGGCGGTTCCGGCGGGACGAGGAGGTGAAGGTGGTACGCCGGGGGAGCAAACCGCCCCGGTGGTACGCGGCCTACCCGTTCTTCAGGGACAGATCGCGCGGCATTCCCGACCATCTCTACGACGTCACCCAGGAGCTGATCCTGCGGGTTCACACCGACCGGGTGCGCTGGTCGGGCGGGCGGCTCCTGGTCGAGGGACAGGCCTCCATCAAGCGGCTCGACGAGCGGCAGAGCCGGATCAAGGTGTGGATCGAGGGGAAGGGCAAGGCGAAGAAGGGCACCTCACGGATCGTCCTGCCGGCCCGGCAGGACGGCGCCCGGTTCGTGGCCGAGATCGAGGGGGTCGCTCCCGGCCGGTGGTCCGTGCACGCGGAGGTCGCGGCCAACGGGATGCGCCTGAGCAGCCTTCTCGGAGCGAGCCCCCGGCAACTGCCCAAGGGCGGGCGGGCCGGGGTCCGGGCGGCGCTGGGCAAGGACGGTCGCCTGGTGGTCGTGGTCCAGTCCGATTGA
- a CDS encoding stealth conserved region 3 domain-containing protein, with protein sequence MKIAFLLMWADVMGGTEAAVLTLASHLAEHHAVEVISVFRREKAPFCEVSPKVRLRYLVDETGAARRPCRETNLDDATCAALAATPSELVDPAWEGAFNRLADVEVEYALRGLDADVVISSTPALMALAVHLCPERAMIVHQDHRCSELRGSSGEPLLRFAPRLDALVSLTHRTQLWCAQSLKDAAPRLATIPNALPSGYRPRSGLDTRTLVIAGRLVGEKRVDHAVRAFALIAGRFPDWSLRILGDGPLAGGLRHLVQSLELQDQVHLMGRSPHMAEEWAKASVCLLTSTSEGFPLVLTEALAAGVPVVAYDCPGGTSEIVRHGVDGLLVPEGDIDSLAAAMTELMESPGTLRELGTAAQEIRTWLSPERIAGSWLELFERLGAERETRSVRRAERIAHHALRSVSGFVPVASADPEPGGGPRLRELEARLTDGNPALARSGARLCVIRDDVTPEDALRLNLEAVTRVLRDAAVPYALVRDRGSRHRVAVDQAHRAAVLSAVAREFADEPVYVQPLKPTVCAPPVALAGQVAGWGEVGGLRVYTIYSVASRTLRHGSAFGCDVEFWTPTEDGGLRAVRPTLLGRELPREAMRPATLRVGERSHPTYEPFTRPFVDDITFPIDVVYTWVDGADPSWRARREETLSGRNAVTNAADRADNRYASRDELRYSLRSLAMYAPWVRHIWIVTDQQVPSWLDVSHPKVSVVDHKEIFSDADALPTFNSHAIESRLHVIPGLAEHFLYFNDDFFLGRPLNPDLFFLPSGIPLFFRSPATVLPTPIQEDEKSFYAAAKTTRDLMEREFGCTTANTFLHAPYALRKSVLCELAERYAPEVTATSRSRSRSREDVSLPSSLHHYHAFRSGKAAPGEMAVDYISLGEREHLPRLTRLLTLRDRDAFCVNDADEGDMPEEEKRRAISVFLAGYFPVASEFEVGSPRNRRGR encoded by the coding sequence TTGAAGATTGCCTTTCTGCTCATGTGGGCGGATGTCATGGGGGGCACGGAGGCGGCGGTCCTCACCCTCGCCTCGCATCTCGCCGAACACCACGCCGTTGAGGTGATCAGCGTCTTCCGGAGGGAGAAGGCCCCGTTCTGCGAGGTCTCTCCCAAGGTCCGTCTGCGCTACCTGGTGGACGAGACGGGTGCCGCGCGGCGCCCGTGCCGCGAGACGAACCTGGACGACGCCACCTGCGCCGCGCTCGCCGCGACGCCGAGCGAACTCGTCGATCCCGCCTGGGAGGGCGCGTTCAACCGGCTGGCCGACGTGGAGGTGGAGTACGCGCTCCGCGGTCTCGACGCGGACGTCGTCATCTCGTCCACCCCCGCGCTGATGGCGCTCGCCGTACACCTGTGCCCGGAGCGCGCGATGATCGTCCATCAGGATCACCGTTGCTCGGAGTTGAGAGGTTCGTCCGGCGAACCGCTCCTGAGGTTCGCCCCCCGGCTGGACGCGCTCGTCTCGCTGACCCACCGGACCCAGCTGTGGTGCGCGCAGTCCCTCAAGGACGCCGCGCCCCGTCTCGCGACGATCCCGAACGCGCTGCCGAGCGGGTATCGCCCGCGGTCCGGTCTGGACACCCGCACGCTCGTCATCGCCGGGCGGCTGGTCGGGGAGAAACGGGTCGACCACGCCGTGCGGGCCTTCGCCCTGATCGCCGGCCGGTTTCCCGACTGGTCGCTGCGGATCCTGGGAGACGGTCCCCTGGCCGGAGGACTGCGTCACCTGGTCCAGAGCCTTGAGCTCCAGGACCAGGTCCACCTGATGGGCAGGTCGCCGCACATGGCGGAGGAGTGGGCGAAGGCGAGCGTGTGCCTTCTCACCTCGACGAGTGAGGGATTCCCGCTGGTGCTGACCGAGGCCCTCGCCGCGGGGGTCCCGGTGGTGGCCTACGACTGCCCCGGAGGGACGAGCGAGATAGTGCGGCACGGGGTCGACGGCCTCCTCGTGCCCGAGGGCGACATCGACTCCCTGGCCGCCGCGATGACCGAGCTGATGGAGAGCCCCGGCACGCTGCGTGAGCTCGGGACGGCGGCGCAGGAGATCAGGACCTGGCTGTCGCCCGAGCGGATCGCCGGATCCTGGCTGGAGCTCTTCGAGAGACTGGGCGCGGAGAGGGAGACGAGATCCGTACGGAGAGCCGAGCGGATCGCCCACCACGCGCTCCGGTCGGTCTCGGGGTTCGTGCCCGTCGCCTCCGCCGATCCGGAGCCGGGCGGAGGGCCGCGCCTGCGGGAGCTCGAAGCGCGGCTGACGGACGGGAACCCGGCCCTGGCCCGCTCCGGTGCCCGGCTCTGCGTGATCCGTGACGACGTCACACCCGAGGACGCCCTCCGCCTGAACCTGGAAGCCGTGACGAGGGTCCTTCGTGACGCCGCCGTTCCGTACGCGCTGGTCCGGGACCGGGGATCGCGTCATCGGGTGGCCGTCGACCAGGCGCACCGGGCCGCGGTGCTCTCCGCGGTCGCACGGGAGTTCGCCGACGAGCCCGTCTACGTCCAGCCGCTCAAGCCGACGGTGTGCGCCCCTCCGGTCGCCCTGGCCGGGCAGGTCGCCGGCTGGGGCGAGGTCGGTGGCCTGCGGGTCTACACGATCTACTCCGTCGCCTCGCGCACCCTCCGCCACGGGTCGGCGTTCGGCTGTGACGTCGAGTTCTGGACCCCGACCGAGGACGGCGGACTGCGGGCCGTGCGCCCCACCCTTCTCGGCCGCGAACTGCCCCGCGAGGCGATGCGCCCCGCGACGCTCAGGGTGGGCGAACGGAGCCATCCCACGTACGAACCCTTCACGCGGCCCTTCGTGGACGACATCACCTTTCCGATCGACGTCGTCTACACGTGGGTGGACGGCGCCGATCCGAGCTGGCGGGCCCGGCGGGAGGAGACCCTGTCCGGCCGGAACGCGGTGACGAACGCGGCCGACCGCGCCGACAACCGTTACGCCAGTCGCGACGAGCTCCGCTACTCGCTGCGCTCGCTGGCCATGTACGCGCCCTGGGTCCGTCATATCTGGATCGTCACCGACCAGCAGGTTCCCTCCTGGCTGGACGTCTCCCATCCCAAGGTGAGCGTCGTCGACCACAAGGAGATCTTCAGCGACGCCGACGCGCTCCCCACGTTCAACTCGCACGCGATCGAGAGCCGGCTCCATGTGATCCCCGGGCTCGCGGAGCATTTCCTCTATTTCAACGACGACTTCTTCCTCGGGCGTCCGCTGAACCCCGACCTCTTCTTCCTGCCCAGCGGGATCCCGTTGTTCTTCCGGTCTCCGGCGACGGTTCTCCCGACGCCGATCCAGGAGGACGAGAAATCCTTCTACGCCGCGGCGAAGACGACGCGAGACCTCATGGAGCGGGAGTTCGGCTGCACGACGGCGAACACTTTCCTGCACGCGCCGTACGCGCTCCGCAAAAGCGTGCTCTGCGAACTCGCGGAGAGATACGCCCCGGAGGTCACGGCCACCAGCCGGAGCCGGTCCCGCTCGCGCGAGGACGTCTCGCTGCCGTCGTCGCTGCATCACTACCACGCCTTCCGCAGCGGGAAGGCCGCTCCCGGGGAGATGGCCGTCGACTACATCTCCCTGGGAGAGCGCGAACACCTGCCCCGGCTGACCCGGCTGCTGACCCTTCGCGACCGGGACGCCTTCTGCGTCAACGACGCCGACGAGGGTGACATGCCGGAGGAGGAGAAGCGCCGCGCGATCTCCGTCTTCCTGGCGGGTTACTTCCCGGTCGCCAGCGAATTCGAGGTCGGCAGCCCGCGTAATCGGCGTGGCCGCTGA
- a CDS encoding glycosyltransferase — MPRDIFILAPNIDNLGGTQRVFHVLAQGFGLRGHRVRLVGIERVHSPFGFDDGLAYEKTILYREKRGRRDTPAVLLADARKRLAELFAGARSGYLILGTPWSVKWASAVPAPHLSRIGQYHSSYEHAKFSSPSHLELIRRLYPNLAKSVFLSEDDARSFSRHRLPNARAIGNPLTFEPERVATPDKSRRIVTVGRLATIKRYDLLIAAFARASAEVPERWELHLVGDGYEEEQLRACAAEHGVADRVVFQGRCKDVHSHYRDAAIFALSSEHEGHPMALAEAAALGLPAVAFDVSGGVKNLVADGVSGLLAPAGDVGAFAAALARLMRAPELRARMGSTACDHVREFSLEKILDKWDSLFEEIRR, encoded by the coding sequence GTGCCCAGGGACATCTTCATTCTCGCGCCCAACATCGACAATCTCGGCGGAACCCAGCGGGTTTTTCACGTGCTGGCGCAGGGGTTCGGACTCCGGGGGCACCGGGTCCGCCTGGTGGGCATCGAGCGGGTCCATTCCCCGTTCGGGTTCGATGACGGCCTGGCGTACGAGAAGACGATTCTCTATCGGGAGAAGCGGGGGCGTCGTGACACGCCGGCGGTGCTTCTCGCCGATGCGAGGAAGCGCCTCGCCGAGTTGTTCGCGGGGGCGAGGTCCGGGTATCTGATCCTCGGGACGCCCTGGAGCGTCAAATGGGCGTCGGCGGTGCCCGCGCCGCATCTGTCCAGGATCGGGCAGTACCACTCCTCCTACGAGCACGCGAAGTTCTCCTCGCCCTCCCACCTGGAGCTCATCCGCCGGCTCTATCCCAACCTCGCCAAGTCGGTGTTCCTCAGCGAGGACGACGCCCGTTCCTTCAGCCGTCATCGGCTGCCGAACGCCAGGGCGATCGGCAATCCGCTGACCTTCGAACCCGAGCGCGTGGCGACCCCGGACAAGAGCCGCAGGATCGTCACGGTCGGCAGGCTCGCCACCATCAAGCGCTACGACCTGCTCATCGCCGCGTTCGCCAGGGCGAGTGCCGAGGTTCCCGAGCGGTGGGAGCTTCACCTGGTGGGCGACGGTTACGAGGAGGAGCAGCTTCGCGCGTGCGCGGCCGAGCACGGGGTCGCGGACCGTGTCGTCTTCCAGGGCCGGTGCAAGGACGTGCACTCGCACTACCGGGATGCCGCGATCTTCGCGCTCAGCAGCGAGCACGAGGGGCATCCGATGGCGTTGGCCGAGGCCGCCGCGCTCGGCCTGCCGGCCGTCGCGTTCGACGTCTCGGGCGGGGTCAAGAACCTCGTCGCCGACGGCGTCTCCGGACTCCTGGCGCCCGCCGGGGACGTCGGGGCCTTCGCCGCCGCGCTGGCGAGGTTGATGCGTGCCCCGGAGCTGCGGGCGCGAATGGGCAGCACCGCCTGCGACCACGTGCGCGAGTTCTCTCTGGAGAAAATCCTCGACAAGTGGGATTCGCTCTTCGAGGAGATTCGGCGCTGA
- a CDS encoding bifunctional glycosyltransferase/CDP-glycerol:glycerophosphate glycerophosphotransferase, with protein sequence MNTRPDVDVVVTAFDCTEAALSETVLHILEQSLNNLRVLVVFDGQDGRLAEALARSAMGDPRVVPVPYLAEKVGISGMREAALKVSVAPAVMFVNVLSLLYMHACKSLLLEIEETGADFAVGQVGRCPPRRKKIRYPSVRLFGDRVTIDGVERKPAFLTDGFVENKLFRRGFIDEHQLEFDHALREPDRLFAVEAYLASKRFAVVPWPIVRQTADVSGTKEGRAGLDSFAARLAAERRAMEFLRGEGLGRLAPRLIRRFLRAELAPMLRRLPGQSDEWVAELQRITGDYLDGLPRKMVLRLPVMLRICLHLLREGQAEELREAARLLRVSSPIPRRVTKIGDRVYWGVHDPSGDAPAELDISSLELDRRPFSRAAIRHEIESVEPGDRGIRIRVRTYDPLGVLPSKGASGAVEIRAPGGGLWRVPITLRPAGEHFWSEFTLNPGNAPRSLRGINRTTGIRLLIHRKGDSHQAPLVAPERPPLRRIVCSRRLLPDAVVTFTRMSTTNKVEITWTSRKITHATRRWKKLRTDVVGRVSNGRSRLGFYRIVMRFVPRSKRLVLFESSEGRAYTGNPRYIYEEVVRQRIRARCVWSYASNRSQFPPGTRVVKQGGWRFMWTLARAGYWVESHNLPYCYERRRGTRYLQTWHGQTLKTIGLNTPGLRGDQWPERHRWQRSVDRWTTIVAPCAEYERVFGASTGFSGEVLRTGYPRNDVLVRCAEPEQLAVARQVRAKLGVRPGQKVLLYAPTFRDRTRGPGTSVRVDLDQLSARLGDEWIVALRVHPYARYQLPPRLRGFVEDVTAYPEINDLILASDALLTDYSSVMFDYANTGKPILLFTDDYHEYVRNERGLNHHLPDIAPGPMLTETSELADALADLSATAARYAEAYERFRVTWCSWEGGEAAKAVVDAFFSDLKKTKG encoded by the coding sequence ATGAATACGCGTCCCGACGTCGACGTCGTGGTCACAGCCTTCGACTGCACGGAGGCGGCCCTGTCCGAGACCGTGCTTCACATCCTTGAGCAGTCACTGAACAACCTGCGGGTCCTCGTCGTCTTCGACGGTCAGGACGGGCGGCTCGCCGAGGCGCTCGCCCGGTCGGCGATGGGAGACCCGCGTGTCGTGCCGGTGCCGTACCTCGCGGAGAAGGTGGGGATCTCCGGCATGCGCGAGGCCGCGCTGAAGGTGTCGGTCGCGCCGGCGGTGATGTTCGTCAACGTGCTCAGCCTGCTGTACATGCACGCCTGCAAGAGCCTGCTCCTCGAAATCGAGGAGACCGGCGCCGACTTCGCGGTGGGCCAGGTCGGGCGGTGCCCGCCCAGGCGCAAGAAGATCAGGTATCCCTCCGTCAGACTGTTCGGCGACCGGGTGACCATCGACGGGGTGGAGCGCAAACCGGCTTTCCTGACCGACGGGTTCGTGGAGAACAAGCTCTTCCGCCGCGGTTTCATCGACGAGCACCAACTGGAGTTCGACCACGCCCTGCGGGAACCCGACCGGCTTTTCGCCGTCGAGGCCTACCTGGCGAGCAAGCGGTTCGCGGTCGTTCCCTGGCCCATCGTCCGGCAGACGGCGGACGTCTCCGGCACGAAGGAGGGCCGGGCAGGCCTCGACTCCTTCGCCGCGCGGCTCGCGGCGGAGCGGCGGGCGATGGAGTTCTTGAGAGGGGAGGGGCTCGGCCGGTTGGCGCCCCGGCTGATCCGGCGTTTCCTGCGGGCGGAGCTGGCCCCGATGCTGCGCCGGCTTCCCGGGCAGTCCGACGAGTGGGTGGCCGAGCTCCAGCGGATCACGGGTGACTACCTCGACGGTCTTCCGAGGAAGATGGTTCTGAGGCTGCCGGTGATGCTGCGGATCTGTCTTCACCTGCTCCGGGAGGGGCAGGCGGAGGAGCTCAGGGAGGCGGCCCGGCTGCTCCGGGTGTCCTCTCCGATTCCCCGCCGGGTCACGAAGATCGGCGATCGCGTCTACTGGGGTGTGCACGACCCCTCCGGCGACGCGCCCGCCGAGCTCGACATCTCCAGCCTGGAGCTCGATCGGAGACCGTTCTCCCGCGCCGCGATCAGGCATGAGATCGAGAGCGTGGAGCCCGGGGACCGCGGGATCCGGATACGGGTGCGGACCTACGACCCCCTGGGGGTGCTGCCTTCCAAGGGCGCCTCCGGCGCGGTGGAGATCCGGGCGCCCGGAGGCGGGCTGTGGCGGGTGCCGATCACTTTGCGCCCGGCGGGCGAGCACTTCTGGAGTGAGTTCACGCTGAACCCGGGAAACGCGCCGCGTTCCCTGCGCGGTATCAACCGCACGACCGGGATTCGCCTGCTCATCCACAGGAAGGGCGATTCGCACCAGGCGCCGCTGGTGGCCCCGGAACGGCCTCCCCTCCGCAGGATCGTCTGTTCGCGGCGTCTGCTGCCCGATGCCGTGGTGACGTTCACCCGGATGAGCACGACGAACAAGGTGGAGATCACGTGGACCTCCCGGAAGATCACCCATGCCACGCGCCGCTGGAAGAAGTTGCGGACCGACGTGGTGGGGCGGGTCAGCAACGGCAGGTCCAGGCTCGGTTTCTACCGGATCGTCATGAGGTTCGTCCCGCGCAGCAAGAGGCTGGTGCTGTTCGAGAGCTCGGAGGGCAGGGCCTACACCGGCAATCCCCGCTACATCTACGAGGAGGTCGTGAGACAGAGGATCCGCGCGCGCTGCGTGTGGTCGTACGCGTCCAACCGCTCGCAGTTCCCGCCGGGCACGCGCGTGGTCAAGCAGGGTGGCTGGAGGTTCATGTGGACCCTCGCCCGGGCCGGTTACTGGGTGGAGAGCCACAACCTGCCCTACTGCTACGAGAGGCGGCGCGGCACCCGCTACCTGCAGACCTGGCACGGGCAGACGTTGAAGACCATCGGGCTCAACACGCCGGGGCTGCGCGGCGACCAGTGGCCCGAGCGTCACCGGTGGCAGCGCAGCGTCGATCGCTGGACGACGATCGTGGCTCCCTGTGCGGAGTACGAGCGGGTCTTCGGCGCGAGCACGGGCTTCTCCGGTGAGGTCCTCCGGACCGGCTACCCCCGCAACGACGTCCTGGTGCGCTGCGCCGAGCCCGAACAGCTCGCGGTGGCCAGGCAGGTCCGCGCCAAACTCGGTGTCCGCCCCGGGCAGAAGGTGCTTCTCTACGCGCCCACGTTCCGTGATCGCACGCGGGGGCCGGGAACGTCGGTCCGGGTCGACCTCGACCAGCTCTCCGCGCGGCTGGGCGACGAGTGGATCGTCGCGCTGCGCGTTCATCCCTATGCCCGGTACCAGCTTCCACCGAGACTGCGCGGGTTCGTCGAGGACGTCACCGCCTATCCGGAGATCAACGATCTCATCCTGGCGTCCGACGCCCTGCTGACCGACTACTCGTCGGTGATGTTCGACTACGCGAACACCGGCAAGCCCATCCTGTTGTTCACCGACGACTACCACGAGTACGTGCGGAACGAGCGCGGTCTCAACCACCACCTGCCCGACATCGCGCCGGGGCCGATGCTGACGGAGACCTCCGAGCTGGCCGACGCCCTGGCGGACCTTTCCGCGACCGCCGCCCGGTACGCCGAGGCCTACGAGCGCTTCCGCGTGACCTGGTGTTCCTGGGAGGGCGGCGAGGCCGCCAAAGCAGTGGTGGACGCCTTCTTTTCCGACCTCAAAAAAACCAAGGGGTGA
- a CDS encoding polysaccharide deacetylase family protein produces the protein MKSPAKLLMAAVSAVALVATPTAAWSAAQPTPTPKPTTTAKATTTTDKAKSAAPVAPVDCAKVKCIALTFDDGPGKYAGTLLDTLKKYKSKATFLLEGQYVKSRPAFAKRMVVEGHEIGNHSYTHPHLRDLSEDKIREELDKTQAIVKQATGKYPTIIRPPYGEFDSRVQAIATEMKMPILLWNGGSRDWATKNETAIYNEVLKNAKRDGVILMHDWVEQTVKVMPKLLVALQKQGYHVVSVSSLRGAKDLEAGDIYPVGSELEKDLFVDAPTTGPDLYAESPADNPG, from the coding sequence ATGAAGTCTCCAGCCAAATTACTGATGGCAGCCGTCTCCGCGGTCGCCCTGGTCGCCACGCCGACAGCCGCGTGGAGTGCGGCGCAGCCCACCCCGACCCCGAAGCCCACCACGACGGCCAAGGCCACCACGACGACGGACAAGGCCAAGTCCGCCGCCCCGGTCGCGCCCGTCGACTGCGCGAAGGTCAAGTGCATCGCGCTGACCTTCGACGACGGCCCCGGCAAGTACGCCGGCACGCTGCTCGACACCCTGAAGAAGTACAAGTCCAAGGCCACGTTCCTTCTCGAAGGCCAGTACGTGAAGTCGCGCCCGGCCTTCGCCAAGCGCATGGTCGTCGAGGGCCACGAGATCGGCAACCACAGCTACACCCACCCGCACCTGCGCGACCTGTCCGAGGACAAGATCCGCGAGGAGCTGGACAAGACCCAGGCCATCGTGAAGCAGGCCACCGGGAAGTACCCGACGATCATCCGCCCGCCGTACGGCGAGTTCGACTCGCGCGTGCAGGCGATCGCGACCGAGATGAAGATGCCGATCCTGCTGTGGAACGGCGGCTCACGCGACTGGGCGACCAAGAACGAGACGGCCATCTACAACGAGGTGCTCAAGAACGCCAAGCGTGACGGGGTCATCCTCATGCACGACTGGGTCGAGCAGACCGTCAAGGTGATGCCGAAGCTGCTGGTCGCGCTGCAGAAGCAGGGCTACCACGTCGTGTCCGTCTCCTCACTGCGCGGCGCCAAGGACCTTGAGGCGGGCGACATCTACCCGGTGGGTTCCGAGCTGGAGAAGGACCTCTTCGTCGACGCGCCCACCACGGGGCCGGATCTGTACGCGGAGTCTCCGGCCGACAACCCCGGCTGA
- a CDS encoding acyltransferase family protein codes for MSTSAIEVGPPMTTSRPRLAWLDALRGLAAVAVLLEHMLPWLLPALPRQYLFSLGMYGVLVFFLVSGYIIPVSLEARGDVRAFWISRLFRLYPVYLLVTVFVLVMAFWMPVREQVPRDLSAVSAHVTMLLDVLHIGGLADTMWTLSYEMVFYLVVTALFIGGLHRRSGILSIGFGVVAVVAGLVLSAPLLGGPWPAYVSGVLFLVGMVCLISGRLRAVAAYVLAAMAVVLLLFAGFVPWLGAAILSVMFAGTAIRRWEQGTGRLWPVAVATVLVALSPVWSIQAGWWWVQPGPWFITMALAGATFAGAMALRHRSMPRFLVWLGLVSYSVYLLHHPLLRLTYAVAGDVRAMQPVVQVMLSAGFIALVLGLSRFTYRYLELPMQRLGRRLAQPGLSAGDSAYRSGPVVGASTKRSFSSSEPTG; via the coding sequence GTGTCCACGTCAGCGATCGAAGTCGGCCCCCCAATGACCACGTCCCGCCCCCGGCTGGCGTGGCTGGACGCGTTGCGCGGGCTCGCCGCCGTCGCGGTGCTGCTGGAGCACATGCTGCCCTGGCTCCTGCCCGCCCTCCCGCGGCAATACCTGTTCAGCCTGGGGATGTACGGCGTCCTGGTGTTCTTCCTGGTCAGCGGCTACATCATCCCGGTCTCGCTGGAGGCGCGCGGCGATGTGCGGGCCTTCTGGATCAGCCGGCTGTTCCGCCTCTACCCGGTCTATCTGCTGGTCACGGTCTTCGTCCTGGTGATGGCCTTCTGGATGCCGGTCCGCGAGCAGGTGCCCAGGGACCTGTCCGCCGTCTCCGCGCACGTCACGATGCTGCTGGACGTGCTGCACATCGGCGGCCTCGCCGACACCATGTGGACGCTCTCCTACGAGATGGTCTTCTACCTGGTGGTCACCGCGCTGTTCATCGGCGGGCTGCACCGCAGGAGCGGGATCCTCTCCATCGGATTCGGCGTCGTCGCGGTCGTCGCGGGCCTGGTGCTGTCGGCGCCGCTGCTCGGCGGTCCCTGGCCGGCCTACGTGTCGGGCGTGCTCTTCCTGGTGGGAATGGTGTGTCTGATCAGCGGCCGGTTGCGGGCCGTCGCCGCCTACGTCCTCGCCGCGATGGCGGTGGTCCTGCTGCTCTTCGCCGGCTTCGTGCCGTGGCTGGGGGCGGCGATCCTCTCGGTGATGTTCGCCGGGACCGCGATCCGCCGCTGGGAACAGGGCACCGGCCGCCTCTGGCCCGTGGCCGTCGCGACCGTGCTGGTGGCGCTGTCCCCGGTGTGGTCGATCCAGGCGGGCTGGTGGTGGGTCCAGCCGGGTCCGTGGTTCATCACCATGGCCCTCGCGGGCGCGACGTTCGCGGGCGCGATGGCCCTGCGCCACCGGAGCATGCCCCGCTTCCTCGTCTGGCTGGGCCTGGTCAGCTACTCGGTCTACCTCCTGCACCACCCGCTGCTGAGGCTCACATACGCCGTCGCCGGAGATGTGCGAGCCATGCAGCCGGTGGTGCAGGTGATGCTGTCGGCAGGTTTCATCGCGCTGGTGCTCGGCCTGAGCCGATTCACCTACCGCTACCTGGAGCTTCCCATGCAGCGGCTGGGCAGGCGACTGGCTCAGCCGGGGTTGTCGGCCGGAGACTCCGCGTACAGATCCGGCCCCGTGGTGGGCGCGTCGACGAAGAGGTCCTTCTCCAGCTCGGAACCCACCGGGTAG
- a CDS encoding nuclear transport factor 2 family protein, translating into MNEITKLVERYLATWNITDAAERRAEIEAVWAEDARYVDPLADVAGRDMIDATIGAVQQQFPGLVFTLGGDVDAHHNLARFTWNLGPEGGEAIVVGFDVAVLTEDGRIQTVHGFLDRVPAAL; encoded by the coding sequence ATGAACGAGATCACCAAGCTGGTCGAGCGTTACCTCGCCACCTGGAACATCACCGACGCCGCCGAGCGTCGCGCGGAGATCGAGGCCGTCTGGGCCGAGGACGCCCGCTACGTCGACCCCCTGGCCGACGTCGCCGGACGCGACATGATCGACGCCACCATCGGCGCCGTCCAGCAGCAGTTCCCCGGCCTGGTCTTCACCCTCGGCGGTGACGTCGACGCCCACCACAACCTGGCCCGCTTCACCTGGAACCTCGGGCCCGAGGGCGGCGAGGCCATCGTGGTCGGCTTCGACGTCGCGGTCCTGACCGAGGACGGCCGCATCCAGACCGTCCACGGCTTCCTCGACCGGGTCCCCGCGGCCCTCTGA